Proteins from a single region of Hymenobacter aquaticus:
- a CDS encoding efflux RND transporter permease subunit yields the protein MLDKIIRFALQNRLLMLAFAAGLLLAGTYTARQLPVDVLPDLDRPRVTVFLESPGMAPEEVEALVTLPVETALNGATGVSAVRSNSAIGLGLVFVEFDYGTDIFTARQIVAEKLQTVGEQLPTGVTPVLGPISSVMGQIMLVGMSSSTGKTTAADLRTLANYTVRQRLLSIPGVAQVIPIGGDNLQYQVLLDMPRLNAVGLTVTQVEDALRRSNLNTTGNFFDRNGSEVLIRNLGRLRSVQDIENIIVGYRENSPVTVKQVATVAFGARFKRGDGSVNGQPAVILSIEKQPGAATVGLTAAVEKAIAELQPSLPKDVQLNTRLFKQADFIESSITNVEEALRDGAILVVIVLFAFLLNVRTTFISLVAIPLSLLVTALVFRFAGISINTMTLGGLAIAIGELVDDAIVDVENVFRRLRENQHLPQPKPALQVIYAASSEVRNSIVYATIIVVLVFLPLFALEGMEGRIFAPLGIAYITSIVASLFVSLTVTPVLCYYLLPRMKQIREAEQEGRLIRWLKGKDTRLLHWGLTHPKAILTTTAVLFLAAAAMVPFFGTEFLPPFNEGSLTVNFSAPAGTSLTESNKLGTLGEQQMLKIPEVAYTARRTGRAELDEHAESVNNSEIEVAFKTEEELATEGREMRSRDEILADLRQRLNLIAGVNVNIGQPISHRLDHLLSGVRAQVAIKVFGNDLLELRRYANDIRNAASAVPGVVDLQVEKQVQIPQLLVRPRDAALRAYGLERGQVVATLETLFQGDVVSQMLDGQKRFDLIVKLPEAQRSDVATIANTRIETPSGALIPVSQVADVSYEPGPNTVNHENTQRRITISMNVADRDLGSTVKEVQARIAQQVKLPAGYYLTYGGQFESQQSASSKILWLSLFSLAGIFLVLYSHFKSTLMVGQIMLNIPLALIGSVVAVLLTGGTFSIASLVGFITLTGIASRNGIMMISHYIHLVEHEGEQFGKPMILRGSLERLVPVLMTALVAALALVPLTLAKDAPGKEILYPVATVILGGLLSSTFLDIIVTPVVFWLFGEKALAQYRAGHSDVSLDAHSDVSLDAHPQQLDAQPLTPPGDLNPVQPAG from the coding sequence ATGCTCGATAAAATCATCCGCTTTGCCCTGCAGAACCGGCTGCTCATGCTGGCCTTCGCGGCGGGCCTGCTTCTTGCCGGCACCTACACCGCCCGCCAGCTGCCCGTCGACGTGCTGCCCGACCTCGACCGGCCCCGGGTCACGGTCTTCCTCGAATCCCCCGGCATGGCTCCGGAGGAAGTGGAAGCCCTGGTGACCTTGCCCGTCGAAACGGCCCTCAACGGGGCCACCGGCGTGTCGGCCGTGCGCTCCAACTCCGCCATCGGCCTGGGGCTGGTGTTCGTGGAGTTCGACTACGGCACCGACATTTTCACGGCCCGCCAGATTGTGGCCGAGAAGCTGCAAACCGTGGGCGAGCAGCTGCCCACCGGCGTCACGCCCGTGCTCGGCCCCATTTCCTCGGTCATGGGCCAGATTATGCTCGTGGGCATGTCCAGCAGCACCGGCAAAACCACGGCCGCCGACCTGCGCACCCTGGCCAACTATACCGTGCGCCAGCGCCTGCTCAGCATCCCCGGCGTGGCCCAGGTCATCCCCATCGGCGGCGACAACCTGCAGTACCAGGTGCTGCTCGACATGCCCCGCCTGAATGCCGTGGGCCTTACCGTGACGCAGGTGGAAGACGCCCTGCGCCGCTCCAACCTCAACACCACCGGCAACTTCTTCGACCGCAACGGCTCCGAGGTGCTCATCCGCAACCTCGGCCGCCTGCGCTCGGTGCAGGATATTGAGAACATCATCGTCGGCTACCGCGAGAACTCGCCCGTCACCGTCAAGCAGGTGGCCACCGTGGCCTTCGGGGCCCGCTTCAAGCGCGGCGACGGCAGTGTGAACGGCCAGCCCGCCGTCATTCTCAGCATTGAGAAGCAGCCCGGCGCCGCTACCGTGGGCCTCACGGCCGCCGTGGAAAAAGCCATTGCCGAGCTGCAGCCCTCGTTGCCCAAGGATGTGCAGCTCAACACCCGCCTCTTCAAGCAGGCCGACTTCATCGAGTCGTCGATAACCAACGTGGAAGAGGCCCTGCGCGACGGGGCCATCCTGGTCGTCATCGTGCTGTTTGCCTTCCTGCTGAACGTGCGCACCACCTTCATTTCGCTGGTGGCCATCCCGCTCTCGCTGCTGGTCACGGCCCTGGTGTTCCGCTTCGCCGGCATCAGCATCAATACCATGACCCTCGGCGGCCTGGCCATTGCCATCGGCGAGTTGGTCGACGACGCCATCGTGGACGTGGAAAACGTGTTTCGGCGGCTGCGCGAGAATCAGCATTTGCCCCAGCCCAAGCCGGCCCTGCAGGTCATCTACGCGGCCAGCTCCGAGGTGCGCAACTCCATCGTGTACGCCACTATCATCGTGGTGCTGGTGTTTCTGCCGCTGTTTGCGCTGGAAGGCATGGAAGGCCGCATTTTCGCCCCGCTCGGCATTGCCTACATCACCAGCATCGTCGCCTCGCTCTTCGTGTCGCTGACGGTCACGCCGGTGCTCTGCTACTACCTGCTGCCCCGCATGAAGCAGATTCGCGAAGCCGAGCAGGAAGGCCGCCTCATCCGGTGGCTCAAAGGCAAAGACACCCGCCTGCTGCATTGGGGCCTCACGCACCCGAAAGCCATTCTGACCACTACGGCCGTACTGTTTCTGGCTGCCGCGGCCATGGTGCCCTTCTTCGGCACCGAGTTTCTGCCGCCCTTCAACGAAGGCTCCCTGACGGTCAACTTCTCGGCCCCCGCCGGCACTTCGCTCACCGAGTCCAACAAGCTCGGCACCTTGGGCGAGCAGCAGATGCTCAAGATTCCGGAAGTGGCCTACACCGCCCGCCGCACCGGCCGCGCCGAGCTCGACGAGCACGCCGAGTCGGTGAACAACTCTGAAATAGAAGTAGCCTTCAAAACCGAGGAGGAGCTTGCAACCGAAGGCCGCGAGATGCGCAGCCGCGACGAAATCCTGGCCGACCTGCGCCAGCGCCTCAACCTCATTGCCGGCGTCAACGTCAACATCGGCCAGCCCATTTCCCACCGCCTCGACCACCTGCTTTCGGGCGTGCGGGCCCAGGTGGCCATCAAAGTCTTCGGCAACGACCTGCTGGAGCTGCGCCGCTACGCCAATGACATCCGCAACGCCGCCAGCGCCGTGCCCGGCGTGGTGGATTTGCAGGTGGAAAAGCAGGTCCAGATTCCGCAGCTGCTGGTACGCCCCCGCGACGCCGCCCTGCGCGCCTACGGCCTGGAGCGCGGCCAGGTGGTGGCCACGCTGGAAACCCTGTTTCAGGGCGACGTGGTATCGCAAATGCTCGACGGCCAGAAACGCTTTGACCTTATCGTGAAGCTGCCCGAAGCCCAGCGCAGCGACGTGGCCACCATCGCCAACACCCGCATCGAAACGCCCTCCGGCGCCCTCATCCCCGTGAGCCAGGTGGCCGACGTGAGCTACGAGCCCGGCCCGAACACCGTGAACCACGAAAACACCCAGCGCCGCATCACCATCTCGATGAACGTGGCCGACCGCGACTTGGGCAGCACGGTGAAGGAAGTGCAGGCCCGCATTGCCCAGCAGGTGAAGCTGCCCGCCGGCTACTACCTCACCTACGGCGGCCAGTTCGAAAGCCAGCAGTCGGCCAGCAGCAAGATTCTGTGGCTGAGCCTGTTTTCGCTGGCCGGCATCTTCCTGGTGCTGTACTCGCACTTCAAGTCCACGCTCATGGTGGGCCAGATTATGCTCAACATTCCGCTGGCCCTCATCGGCTCGGTGGTGGCCGTGCTGCTCACGGGCGGCACATTCAGCATCGCCTCGCTGGTGGGCTTCATCACCCTCACCGGCATTGCCTCCCGCAACGGCATCATGATGATTTCGCACTACATCCACCTCGTCGAGCACGAGGGCGAGCAGTTCGGCAAGCCCATGATACTGCGCGGCTCGCTCGAACGTCTGGTGCCCGTGCTCATGACGGCCCTGGTGGCGGCCCTGGCCCTGGTACCGCTCACGCTGGCCAAGGACGCGCCGGGCAAGGAAATTCTCTACCCCGTGGCCACCGTCATCCTCGGCGGCCTGCTCAGCTCCACCTTCCTCGACATCATCGTGACGCCAGTGGTCTTCTGGCTGTTCGGCGAAAAGGCCCTGGCCCAGTACCGCGCCGGCCACAGCGACGTCAGCCTCGACGCCCACAGCGACGTCAGCCTCGACGCCCACCCCCAGCAGCTCGACGCCCAGCCCCTTACGCCCCCCGGTGACCTCAACCCCGTGCAGCCCGCCGGGTAG
- a CDS encoding four-helix bundle copper-binding protein: MTNQHQSLLDALNACVAACENCATACLQEQDVKMMVNCISLDRDCADICALTARLVARGSRHGMHLLRECAEVCKACGDECEKHGAHMQHCKECAEACRRCEQACRAMTA, from the coding sequence ATGACCAACCAGCATCAATCCCTCCTCGACGCCCTCAACGCCTGCGTTGCCGCCTGCGAGAACTGCGCCACCGCCTGCCTGCAAGAACAGGACGTGAAAATGATGGTAAACTGCATCAGCCTTGACCGCGACTGCGCCGACATCTGCGCCCTTACCGCCCGCCTCGTCGCCCGCGGCTCGCGGCACGGCATGCACCTGCTGCGTGAGTGCGCCGAAGTCTGTAAAGCCTGCGGCGACGAGTGCGAGAAGCACGGCGCCCACATGCAGCACTGCAAGGAGTGCGCCGAGGCCTGCCGCCGCTGCGAGCAAGCCTGCCGCGCCATGACCGCCTAG
- a CDS encoding DUF6134 family protein, whose amino-acid sequence MTRPGCRGGVVVVGAVMGLLAGPARLRAQSAPPVETRRYAIEVAGLRVGTMTATRQANGPEVLTTLTSDVQVNFLLYHLKVYYQVVNRSRNGQLLLSTVKAHTNQGDFASRTEWQGDHYVIVANQYKHQYRGTEAQPITYTVSDQFFGEPGRRGRAYAEYFGDFFSLSPTAPGAYRAERAGREDEYHYSGGQLVTIIKKNPLKNFVIRLLP is encoded by the coding sequence ATGACTAGGCCCGGGTGCCGTGGCGGCGTGGTCGTCGTGGGGGCAGTGATGGGGCTGCTGGCCGGGCCGGCGCGCCTGCGGGCCCAGAGTGCTCCGCCCGTCGAAACCCGGCGCTACGCCATCGAGGTGGCCGGCCTGCGCGTGGGCACCATGACGGCCACCCGCCAAGCCAACGGGCCCGAAGTCCTGACCACGCTCACCAGCGACGTGCAGGTGAACTTTCTGCTCTACCACCTGAAGGTGTACTACCAGGTGGTGAACCGCAGCCGGAATGGTCAACTGCTGCTCTCCACGGTGAAGGCCCATACCAACCAGGGCGACTTCGCCTCGCGCACGGAGTGGCAGGGCGACCATTACGTCATCGTGGCCAACCAGTACAAGCATCAGTACCGTGGCACCGAAGCGCAGCCCATCACCTACACCGTCAGCGACCAGTTCTTTGGCGAGCCGGGCCGCCGCGGCCGGGCTTATGCGGAGTATTTCGGCGATTTTTTCAGCCTCAGCCCCACCGCCCCGGGAGCTTACCGCGCCGAGCGCGCCGGGCGCGAAGATGAGTACCATTATAGCGGCGGGCAGCTGGTGACCATCATCAAGAAGAACCCGCTCAAAAACTTCGTTATCCGGTTGCTGCCGTAA
- a CDS encoding DUF547 domain-containing protein has translation MNLPTFVLCYWTALAGPALPAKSYSFEPAPAARHSVAAAVDHSAFDKLLKKHVNAKGLVDYKGFKADQAAFNQYLAQLSKNKPADSAPKAEQMAFWINAYNAYTIRLILDHYPLQSIKDIGTKIQIPFVTTPWASKFFSIGGEKMSLDNIEHGILRKRYDDPRIHFALVCASISCPKLRNEAYTAAKLDSQLDDQGRDFLNNSAKNKVGKASAQLSKYFDWYKGDWEENGQSVASWVNRYAATKMDPAAKVTYLDYNWRLNEQ, from the coding sequence ATGAACCTACCCACTTTCGTGCTCTGCTACTGGACTGCCCTGGCCGGCCCGGCCCTGCCAGCCAAGTCCTACTCTTTCGAGCCCGCCCCCGCTGCCCGGCATTCGGTGGCCGCGGCCGTCGACCACTCGGCTTTCGACAAGCTGCTGAAGAAGCACGTGAATGCGAAAGGGTTGGTCGACTACAAGGGCTTCAAGGCCGACCAGGCGGCGTTTAACCAGTATCTGGCCCAGCTGAGCAAGAATAAGCCCGCCGACAGCGCCCCCAAGGCCGAGCAGATGGCCTTCTGGATTAACGCCTACAACGCCTACACCATCCGCCTGATTCTGGACCACTACCCGCTGCAAAGCATCAAGGATATTGGCACCAAAATCCAGATTCCGTTCGTGACCACGCCCTGGGCCTCGAAGTTTTTCAGCATCGGGGGCGAGAAGATGAGCCTCGACAACATCGAGCACGGCATTCTGCGCAAGCGCTACGACGACCCGCGCATTCACTTTGCCTTGGTCTGCGCCTCCATTTCCTGCCCCAAGCTGCGCAATGAGGCCTACACCGCCGCCAAGCTGGACAGCCAACTCGACGACCAGGGCCGCGACTTTCTGAACAACTCGGCCAAAAACAAGGTAGGCAAAGCCAGTGCTCAGCTCTCCAAGTACTTCGACTGGTACAAGGGCGACTGGGAGGAAAACGGCCAGTCGGTGGCCAGCTGGGTGAACCGGTACGCCGCCACGAAGATGGACCCGGCCGCCAAGGTCACGTACCTCGACTACAATTGGCGCCTTAATGAGCAGTAA
- a CDS encoding BamA/TamA family outer membrane protein produces MLLLTAFLGLTPLAPPDSLPRRVALIPLPLVYYTPETRLAYGAALTATLRFRRDAAYADARPSQLTLGAAYTQNRQLLLYLPFQLFYARNTYYAYGEVGYYRYNYYFYGLGQREVSRELYGVNFPRVRLNAFRRVLPGLPRGKLYAGLRYQYEDYEVTSVAPGGLLASGTVPGGLGSQLRGGGLGVFYDSRDNVFFPTTGVVADLTYLHRNRATASDGPTTRFSRYVADVSSYHRLHPHAILALNYLTSFTVGTAPFNALSLLGGTKRLRGYYEGRFRDQNAALLQSELRLDVYRRLGAVLFGAVGTLGDEQALLRLRAPKGAYGAGLRFTLTRRDHLNLRLDYALGKQSTGFYLTIGEAF; encoded by the coding sequence ATGCTCCTGCTCACCGCATTTCTGGGCCTTACCCCGCTGGCGCCGCCCGACAGCCTGCCCCGGCGCGTGGCCCTGATTCCGCTGCCGCTGGTGTACTACACGCCGGAAACGCGCCTGGCCTACGGCGCGGCGCTGACGGCCACCCTGCGGTTTCGGCGCGACGCGGCGTACGCCGATGCCCGGCCCTCGCAGCTCACGCTCGGGGCGGCCTACACCCAGAACCGGCAGTTGCTGCTCTACCTGCCGTTTCAGCTGTTTTATGCCCGCAACACCTACTACGCCTACGGCGAGGTGGGCTACTACCGCTACAATTACTACTTCTACGGCCTGGGCCAGCGCGAAGTATCCCGCGAGCTGTACGGGGTGAATTTCCCGCGCGTGCGCCTCAATGCCTTCCGCCGGGTGCTGCCCGGGCTCCCGCGCGGCAAGCTCTACGCCGGCTTGCGTTATCAGTACGAAGACTACGAGGTGACGAGCGTGGCCCCCGGCGGGCTGCTGGCCAGCGGCACCGTGCCCGGCGGACTCGGCAGCCAGCTACGGGGCGGCGGCCTGGGGGTGTTTTATGATTCGCGCGACAACGTCTTTTTTCCCACCACGGGCGTTGTCGCCGACCTGACGTACCTGCACCGTAACCGCGCCACGGCTTCCGACGGGCCAACCACGCGTTTTAGCCGCTACGTGGCGGACGTATCCTCCTACCACCGGCTGCACCCGCATGCCATCCTGGCCCTAAACTACCTGACCAGCTTCACCGTGGGCACGGCGCCCTTTAATGCTCTTTCTCTGTTGGGGGGAACAAAACGCCTGCGGGGCTACTACGAGGGCCGTTTTCGCGACCAGAACGCGGCCCTGCTGCAAAGCGAGCTGCGCCTCGACGTGTACCGGCGGCTAGGGGCGGTACTGTTCGGCGCGGTGGGCACCCTGGGCGATGAGCAGGCCCTACTGCGGCTGCGGGCGCCCAAAGGCGCTTACGGTGCCGGCCTACGCTTCACCCTGACCCGGCGCGACCACCTGAACCTGCGCCTCGACTACGCGCTGGGCAAGCAGTCCACCGGCTTTTACCTGACCATCGGCGAAGCCTTTTAG
- a CDS encoding TIGR04283 family arsenosugar biosynthesis glycosyltransferase: protein MPISVIIPTYNEAAHIATLVQQLNRNAPAQTVEILVVDAGSTDATVALARQAGAKVLRSPQPGRAAQMNYGARHATGDILYFVHADVGIHPDYVATIRAAVGQGYAAGCYRFRFDSRHPLLRLNSYGTRFEGIMSRGGDQTLFITRRLFEQLQGFDEHYCIMEDFDIIQRIRRVARFLIVPQDVVVSARKYETNSWLRVQLANLTAFSMFFLKVSPARIARTYKTLLNYR, encoded by the coding sequence ATGCCCATTAGCGTCATTATTCCGACTTACAACGAAGCCGCCCACATTGCCACTCTGGTGCAGCAGCTGAACCGCAATGCCCCCGCGCAGACCGTGGAAATCCTGGTCGTGGATGCCGGTAGCACCGACGCGACTGTGGCGCTGGCGCGGCAGGCCGGCGCCAAGGTACTACGCAGCCCCCAGCCGGGCCGCGCGGCCCAGATGAACTACGGGGCACGGCACGCCACCGGCGACATCCTGTACTTCGTGCACGCCGACGTGGGCATTCACCCCGACTACGTGGCTACCATCCGAGCGGCGGTCGGCCAGGGCTACGCGGCTGGCTGCTACCGCTTCCGGTTTGATTCGCGGCATCCGCTGCTGCGCCTCAATAGCTACGGCACCCGCTTCGAGGGCATCATGAGCCGGGGCGGCGACCAAACGTTATTTATCACCCGCAGGCTGTTCGAGCAGTTGCAGGGGTTCGATGAGCACTACTGCATCATGGAAGACTTCGACATTATCCAGCGCATTCGGCGGGTGGCGCGCTTCCTGATCGTGCCCCAGGACGTGGTGGTGTCGGCCCGCAAATACGAAACCAACAGCTGGCTGCGGGTCCAGCTGGCCAACCTGACGGCCTTTTCGATGTTCTTTCTGAAGGTGTCGCCGGCCCGCATTGCCCGCACCTACAAAACCCTGCTCAACTACCGCTGA
- a CDS encoding NAD-dependent epimerase/dehydratase family protein yields the protein MPDTVLVTGAGGFLGRHLVQELLRRGYRVRALVRPGSPVPPDARPVEWRTGDLTHPATLAGLADGCTAVIHAAALAQVNPARNPAVWAANLGGTEAVLALARQAGVGRFVYVGTANVFGFGSRLHPGDETRPYAGQRYGLDYMDSKQAATQRVRQAAAQEQLPAVLVHPTFMLGPGDAKPTSNALLLELYRGKLPGYPPGGKNYVHVRDVAVATVNALTMGRVGESYILGNENLSYREAFSLMSRLMGVRPPAYALPAWLCQAYGTICDMQARLTGRPAQLNTAMTAVANDGHYFTPQKARVELALPQTSVERAVADAFHWFKVHRYV from the coding sequence ATGCCCGATACCGTACTCGTCACCGGTGCCGGCGGCTTTCTGGGCCGCCACCTCGTGCAGGAGCTGCTGCGGCGGGGCTACCGCGTGCGGGCACTGGTGCGGCCGGGTAGCCCCGTGCCACCCGATGCCCGGCCGGTGGAATGGCGAACCGGCGACCTGACCCATCCCGCCACGCTGGCGGGCCTGGCTGACGGGTGCACTGCCGTTATTCACGCCGCCGCACTGGCCCAGGTCAACCCCGCCCGCAACCCGGCCGTGTGGGCCGCTAACCTGGGCGGCACGGAGGCGGTGCTGGCGCTGGCCCGGCAGGCGGGGGTCGGCCGCTTCGTGTACGTAGGCACGGCCAACGTTTTCGGCTTCGGCAGCCGCTTGCACCCCGGCGACGAAACCCGGCCGTACGCCGGCCAGCGCTACGGCCTCGACTACATGGACAGCAAGCAGGCCGCCACGCAACGGGTGCGGCAGGCGGCGGCGCAAGAGCAGCTGCCCGCGGTGCTGGTCCACCCCACCTTTATGCTTGGTCCCGGCGACGCCAAGCCCACTTCCAATGCCCTGCTGCTGGAGCTATACCGGGGCAAGCTGCCCGGTTACCCACCCGGGGGCAAGAACTACGTGCACGTGCGCGACGTGGCGGTGGCCACCGTCAATGCCCTGACGATGGGGCGGGTGGGCGAGTCTTACATCCTGGGCAATGAGAACCTGAGCTACCGGGAAGCCTTTAGCCTGATGTCCCGGCTGATGGGGGTGCGCCCGCCGGCCTACGCGCTGCCGGCCTGGCTATGCCAAGCCTACGGAACCATCTGTGACATGCAGGCCCGGCTAACGGGCCGACCGGCCCAGCTGAATACCGCCATGACCGCCGTGGCAAACGATGGGCACTACTTCACGCCGCAGAAGGCCCGCGTGGAGCTGGCCCTACCGCAAACGAGTGTGGAGCGCGCCGTCGCCGACGCGTTTCACTGGTTTAAAGTTCATCGGTATGTCTGA
- a CDS encoding SDR family oxidoreductase translates to MSDTQLASSGAAPLPHPVRPSVPALPAGTAFFAGQVALVTGSESGIGRETARQLCQQGAAVVLNGRNAERLAQTRQEFEAAGYAVTSCVADVTDYAACEALVGTALEAFGRLDILIANASISQRAYFADMQPGVFRQVLDSNVYGTVFPLKAALPHLVRSRGSVTFISSISALNGMPSGSAYCAGKAAVANLAHTLRLELADTGIHFGVVHIGFTQNDPDKRVLAADGQPVPIAHRPPRWQKSQAEVAAIILRHIRRRRRRTVISALGRLIVLVHTWLPRLGDWIVLRTLRRMRHFYE, encoded by the coding sequence ATGTCTGATACCCAACTGGCCTCGTCCGGCGCGGCGCCGCTCCCCCACCCGGTGCGCCCTTCCGTACCGGCTTTACCAGCGGGCACCGCTTTCTTCGCGGGGCAGGTAGCCCTGGTTACCGGCTCGGAATCGGGCATCGGGCGCGAAACCGCCCGCCAGCTCTGCCAGCAGGGGGCGGCCGTGGTGCTCAACGGCCGCAACGCCGAGCGCCTGGCCCAGACCCGGCAGGAGTTTGAGGCCGCCGGCTACGCCGTGACCAGTTGCGTGGCCGACGTGACGGATTACGCGGCGTGCGAGGCGCTGGTCGGCACGGCCCTGGAAGCCTTCGGCCGGCTCGACATCCTCATTGCCAACGCCAGCATCTCCCAGCGGGCCTACTTCGCCGACATGCAGCCCGGGGTGTTCCGGCAGGTGCTCGACAGCAACGTGTACGGCACGGTCTTTCCGCTCAAAGCGGCCTTGCCGCATCTGGTCCGCTCGCGGGGCAGCGTTACGTTCATTTCGTCTATTTCGGCCCTCAACGGCATGCCCAGCGGCTCGGCTTACTGCGCCGGCAAAGCCGCCGTAGCCAACCTGGCCCACACGCTACGGCTGGAGCTGGCCGATACCGGCATTCATTTCGGGGTGGTGCACATCGGCTTCACGCAAAACGACCCGGACAAGCGCGTCTTGGCCGCCGATGGGCAGCCGGTGCCCATTGCCCACCGTCCACCGCGCTGGCAAAAGTCGCAGGCGGAAGTAGCGGCTATCATCCTGCGCCACATCCGGCGGCGGCGGCGGCGCACGGTCATCTCGGCCCTGGGCCGGCTGATTGTGCTGGTGCACACCTGGCTGCCCCGCCTCGGGGATTGGATAGTGCTGCGCACCTTGCGGCGGATGCGCCACTTCTACGAGTGA
- a CDS encoding arsenosugar biosynthesis-associated peroxidase-like protein, protein MSTYYNPADLAKFGNITEWQAEAGRKFFDYYGEVFKEGALTEREKALIALAVAHAVQCPYCIDAYTTDSLQKGADEAQMMEAVHVAAAIKGGAVLVHGVQMMNKAKELSM, encoded by the coding sequence ATGAGCACTTACTACAACCCGGCCGATCTGGCCAAGTTTGGCAACATCACCGAATGGCAGGCCGAAGCCGGCCGCAAGTTCTTCGACTACTACGGGGAGGTGTTCAAGGAGGGTGCCCTCACGGAGCGCGAAAAAGCCCTGATTGCCCTGGCCGTGGCCCACGCCGTACAATGTCCGTACTGCATTGATGCCTACACCACTGACTCGCTGCAGAAAGGCGCCGACGAGGCCCAGATGATGGAGGCCGTGCACGTGGCCGCCGCCATCAAGGGCGGGGCGGTGCTGGTGCACGGCGTGCAGATGATGAACAAAGCCAAGGAACTGTCCATGTAG
- the arsS gene encoding arsenosugar biosynthesis radical SAM (seleno)protein ArsS (Some members of this family are selenoproteins.) encodes MKSLKATGNQLADPAFQLTVLSRDETEAQHLPRFHEKLRGAGLFPLVPVAPSVLQINVGKMCNQVCKHCHVDAGPDRKEIMTRETMQLCLDALAQTDIPTVDLTGGAPEMNPDFRWFVEEISKLGRKVLVRCNLTIIVANKKYHDLPEFFRRHGVEVVSSLPFYSAAKTDSQRGDGVFEDSIRALKMLNAVGYGQEGSGLVLNLVYNPAGAFLPGPQKGLQDQFKRVLLKDHGIVFNELYAITNIPVSRYLDYLIESGNYAGYMEKLVGAFNPVAAAGVMCRNTISVGWDGSLYDCDFNQMLELPVAGPVRHIRDFDAAVLARRGVVVNQHCYGCTAGAGSSCGGTVA; translated from the coding sequence ATAAAATCCCTCAAAGCCACCGGCAACCAACTCGCGGACCCCGCCTTTCAGCTCACGGTCCTGAGCCGGGACGAAACCGAAGCCCAGCACCTGCCGCGCTTTCACGAGAAGCTGCGCGGGGCCGGGCTGTTTCCGCTCGTGCCCGTGGCGCCCTCGGTCCTGCAAATCAACGTGGGCAAGATGTGCAACCAGGTGTGCAAGCACTGCCACGTGGACGCGGGGCCCGACCGCAAGGAAATCATGACCCGCGAGACGATGCAGCTCTGCCTCGACGCGCTGGCCCAGACCGACATTCCCACGGTGGATTTAACCGGCGGCGCCCCGGAAATGAACCCTGACTTCCGCTGGTTCGTGGAGGAAATCAGCAAGCTGGGCCGCAAGGTGCTGGTGCGCTGCAACCTGACCATCATCGTGGCCAACAAGAAGTACCACGACCTGCCCGAGTTTTTCCGGCGGCACGGCGTGGAAGTCGTCAGCTCCCTGCCGTTCTACAGCGCGGCCAAAACCGATAGTCAGCGCGGCGACGGGGTGTTCGAAGACTCCATCCGGGCGCTGAAAATGCTCAACGCCGTGGGCTACGGGCAAGAAGGCTCGGGCCTGGTGCTCAACCTGGTGTATAACCCCGCGGGGGCCTTCCTGCCGGGCCCGCAGAAAGGTTTACAGGATCAATTCAAGCGGGTGTTGCTCAAAGACCACGGCATCGTTTTCAACGAGTTGTACGCCATTACCAACATCCCCGTGAGCCGCTACCTCGACTATCTGATTGAGTCGGGTAACTACGCGGGCTACATGGAAAAGCTGGTGGGCGCCTTCAACCCCGTGGCGGCGGCCGGCGTGATGTGCCGCAACACGATTTCGGTGGGCTGGGACGGCAGCCTCTACGACTGCGACTTCAACCAGATGCTGGAGCTGCCCGTGGCCGGCCCCGTGCGCCACATCCGCGACTTCGACGCGGCCGTGCTGGCCCGGCGCGGCGTGGTGGTCAACCAGCACTGCTACGGCTGCACGGCCGGGGCCGGCTCCAGCTGCGGCGGCACCGTGGCTTAG